AGGGGGCCGGTCTGCCCGTACCGGCGACGGTGGCCTGCGAACGTTTCGACCAGGCCATGGAGGCCTTCGCGGAACTGGGCGGCGACGTGGTGGTGAAGCCCCTCTTCGGCTCCGAAGGGCGGGGCATGCTTCGGGTGGACGATCCGGAGCTGGCCGACCGGGTCTTTTCCGCGCTGGAGCAGCAGCGTTATGTCTTCTACCTCCAGGAGTACCTTCCCCACGGGAACTGCGACTACCGGGTCTTCCTGATGGGCGGCGAGGTGCTGGGGGCCATGCGGCGTTGCGGGACAGGCTGGCGGACCAATGTGGCCCAGGGGGGGCGGGTCGCCCCTGTTGAGATGGACCGGGAGCTGGAACGGCTGGCTTTGGAGGCCGCTGCGGTGGTGGAGGCCGACTATCTCGGCGTGGACATCCTGCGTACCGACGACGGCAGGACCATGCTGCTGGAGCTCAACGGAATCCCCGGCTGGCGGGGTTTCCTGAAGGCCACGGGAATCGACGCGGGGGAGGTGCTGATCCATCGTGTGTTTGGAAGACGGCAGCCTGCTGTGCTCTGCACCCCCGGCCGCTGAGACACAGGTGGCCTGGGCCTGCCAGCTGGCCTGCCAGCTGGAGGTGGCCGCCGACAAGCCCGGGAACGTGACCTACCACAAGCCCTTCGCCGATGTGGCGGCCGAGCAGTTTCTGGCCAGCAGCATCGCCATCGGACCTGCCTTCCGCCGTATCGCCGACCGGGGGGTGGGCGCCGTCATCCTGCAGGCCGTGGAGGACACCAGGTATCTGGTGGACAGCAACACCAATCTGGGGATGCTGCTCCTGCTGGCGCCGCTGGCCAGGGCGGCGCTGCGGACCCGGCCGCGGACTTTCCGGGACCGGGTCGGTGCCGTCCTGGAGGAGCTCACCGTCGCCGATACCGCCGATGTCTACCGCGCCATCCGGCTGGCCATGCCCGGCGGTCTTGGCGGGGCCCACCGCTACGACGTATGCGGGGAGACGCCCGCGGTGCCGCTGCAGGAGGCCATGAAGGAGGCCGCCCCCCGGGACAGCGTGGCCGGGGAGTACGTCACCTCCTTCGCCACGACCTTTTCCATCGGTCTCCCCGTTCTGCGGAGGGCTCTCTCTCATGGGCACCGACTGCGGGACGCCGTGACCCAGAGCTACCTCGTCAC
Above is a window of Synergistales bacterium DNA encoding:
- a CDS encoding RimK family alpha-L-glutamate ligase, which gives rise to MRVAILGKRDGWHVRSLQRSLGCRGIDASCLSATRFLSRCGGAPPLESGGVDLAALDVLFVRSVPGGSLEQVIYRIDALHRLESLGVRVVNTAAVIERTVDKLFTLATLEGAGLPVPATVACERFDQAMEAFAELGGDVVVKPLFGSEGRGMLRVDDPELADRVFSALEQQRYVFYLQEYLPHGNCDYRVFLMGGEVLGAMRRCGTGWRTNVAQGGRVAPVEMDRELERLALEAAAVVEADYLGVDILRTDDGRTMLLELNGIPGWRGFLKATGIDAGEVLIHRVFGRRQPAVLCTPGR
- a CDS encoding triphosphoribosyl-dephospho-CoA synthase, which encodes MAWACQLACQLEVAADKPGNVTYHKPFADVAAEQFLASSIAIGPAFRRIADRGVGAVILQAVEDTRYLVDSNTNLGMLLLLAPLARAALRTRPRTFRDRVGAVLEELTVADTADVYRAIRLAMPGGLGGAHRYDVCGETPAVPLQEAMKEAAPRDSVAGEYVTSFATTFSIGLPVLRRALSHGHRLRDAVTQSYLVT